TCACCCGACAGCAGCAGCGCCGGGGTCTGGTTCAGGCGCGGGTCGAGCTTCTTGATGGTCGCCTGCTCCAGGTCCGGGTCCCACAGGGTGACCTTCTGGCCGTCAGACACGATGGTCTGCTCGGCCTTGCCTTCAGTGTGCCAGTAGAACAGGCCAGGACGCTGCACGGCCATTTCACCTGCGGTTTCCTGCAACTGGGTGCCGCCAGCATCCAGGGTCAGCTGGGAGAAGCGCGCGGTCAGGGTCTGGGATTTGTCCAACAGGTTCTTCAGGCTGGCGACGGAGGCCGGATCAGCGTGGGCCGAAACAGCGGTCAGGGCCAGAGCCGGCAACAACAGCATGCGGATAAGGCGCATGGGAGTCCTCATTGAGTGTTCAGGGCGTGCCGCGTGTTGCCACGCGGCACGGGATCAGTCGCGCATCTGCCCAGGGGCGATGACTTCACGCGAGCCGTTGGTGTTCATTGCGGTCACGACGCCGGCCATTTCCATGGCTTCGATCATGCGGGCGGCGCGGTTATAGCCGATTTTCAGTTTACGTTGCACCGCGGAAATCGACGCGCGACGGCTTTCCAGCACGAAGGCCACGGCCTCGTCGTACAGCGCGTCGGTTTCAGCATCGTCGTCACCCCCGCCGCCGCCGTTTTCAAAGCCGCTGCCGGCTTCTTCAACGCCGTTGAGGATGTCGTCGTTGTACTCGGGTGCGCCACGCAGCTTCCAGGCTTCAACGACACGGTGCACTTCATCATCGGAAACGAAGGCGCCGTGGACCCGGATCGGCAGGCTGGTGCCCGGCGGCATGTAGAGCATGTCACCGTGGCCGAGCAGTTGTTCGGCGCCGCCCTGGTCGATGATGGTCCGCGAGTCGATCTTGCTCGACACCTGGAACGCCATGCGCGTCGGAATGTTGGCCTTGATCAACCCCGTGATCACGTCCACCGATGGACGCTGGGTGGCGAGGATCAAGTGAATACCGGCAGCACGGGCCTTTTGGGCGATACGGGCGATCAGTTCTTCGACCTTCTTGCCGACGATCATCATCATGTCGGCGAATTCGTCGACCACCACCACGATGGTCGGCAACTTAGTCAGCTTTGGCGCTTCGTCGTGAATGCTTTCGCGCTTGTACAGCGGGTCATCAATGGTCTCGCCACGCTCTTGGGCTTCCTTGATCTTGGCGTTGAAACCCGACAGGTTACGCACGCCCATCTTCGCCATCAGTTTGTAGCGGCGCTCCATCTCGGCCACGCTCCAGCGCAGGGCGTTGGCGGCGTCCTTCATGTCGGTGACCACCGGGCACAGCAAATGCGGAATGCCTTCGTAGATCGACAGTTCCAACATCTTCGGGTCGATCATGATCAGCTTGGCGTCTTCCGGGCCGGACTTGAACAGGATCGACAGGATCATCGCGTTCACACCCACCGACTTACCGGAACCGGTGGTACCGGCCACCAGCAGGTGAGGCATCTTCGCCAGGTCGGTGATCACCGGCTTGCCGCCGATGTCGTGGCCCAGGGCCAGGGTGACTGGCGACTTGAAGTTGTCGTATTCCGGCGTCGACAGCACCTCGGAGAAGCGCACGATCTGGCGGTCTTCGTTGGGGATCTCGATACCCACGGTGGTCTTGCCGGGGATGACTTCCACCACGCGCACGCTGGTCACGGCCAGGGAGCGGGCCAAGTCCTTCGCCAGGTTGGAAATGCGGCTGACCTTGACGCCGGCGGCCGGCTGGATTTCGTAACGGGTAATCACCGGGCCGGGATGGATCGAGTCCACCGACACTTCGACGCCGAACTCCTTGAGCTTGATTTCCAGCAGGTGGCCGACGGCCGCCAGGGATTCCGGGGAATAGTTGAGTTGTTTCTTTTCGGCCGGGTCGAGGATCGAGATCGGCGGCAAGGTGCCTTCGACGGCACTGTCGACGAACAGCGGCGCCTGTTTCTCTTTCTGTACACGATGGCTGGGCTCAGGAGCCTTGGGCGGTGCCGGGGCGATCACCGGCGGCACCTGCTTCTCGCGATCCGACATGTGTTTGCTCAGGGCCTGCTCGCGCTCTATGAGGCGCTCCTTGACCTTGGCCTGTTCGCGCCGGTCCGGCGTGGTCGGGGCCACCACTTCGTTGACGCGGGTGTCCACCTCACGCAGTTGGGCAACCATGCGCTTGCGCTCGACACGGGCCGCCCACCAGCGGTTGGCGGCGCCCTGGAACAGTTCCAGTAGGTCAAGAGTGATCTTGCCGGTCACGTCCATCACCTTGAACCACGACAGGTCGGTGAACACGGTGAGACCGAACAGGAACAAGGCGATGAACATCAGGGTGCTGCCCTGGATGTTCAGGGTCCTGCGCGCCAGGTCGCCCAGGCTTTCGCCCAGCGCCCCGCCCGCGCCCGCCGGTAGGCCGGTGGGGGCATGGAAATGGATATGGGCCAGGGCTGCGCCGGATAGTACGAGGAATACCAGGCCGATCAGCCGCCAGGAGAACAGCCAGCCACTCCACTGCCACGGTTCATGACGCTGGCGAAAGATCTGCCAGGTCTTGATCGCCAGCAGCAACGGGAAGATATAAGCAAAGTAACCCAGCACCATGAACAGGATATCGGCACTGTAGGAACCGGCAGGCCCACCGAAGTTCTGCACGTCTTCGATCTTGCTGTTGTGGCTCCAGCCCGGGTCGTCCTTGCCGTACGTGAGCAAGGCCATCATCAGGAACAGGCACAGCGCGCCGATCGCGATCAGCGCACCTTCCTTGAGGCGATAATGCAGGTGCTGGCGCCAGGCCGGCACGACTGCTGCTTTAGGTGTTGCGGCGGATTTCTTCAAAACGGGTCTTTTCCTGCGCCTTTAGCGCGTCCATCTGTTGAATGACTGCAAATACTGCCCAATCCGAGCAGTTGAAAAATGAACGAGCGTCGTTGAATCTACTTTTACCATTGGGCGCTTGCTGGATGAAATGACGAAAGCGCCACAATGCCCGCATTGTACGGGTTTGTGCCGGCGATGCCACGCCCCTGCCCTTCACTCGACAGCCTAGCCAATTTTGTGTCACAGCATGTTCAATTTGAGCATGCATTGTCTTTGCTGACAAAGGCTTATGCGCTGTTTTTACCAATCCAGGCAAGCTTGGCAAATGGCCTGCATGGCACAGACCCGATTACGACCACGTCCCCGGCACAGAGTTGCAGAAACACCTGCTCACGCTAATCCACCTCAATAGCCGATTCGGGCTGGCCCGATGGCGCCGTGTCGACAATAATCAGCACTGCGCAGACAGGTGTCATACCTGCCACTCCCCTCCCCTTCCGTAAGCCTGGATGCCATGCTGACCTGGTTACAACGCGACTCACTGACATTCCCTCCCCTGGCCAAGGCCATGCGCGAACCCAATGGCCTGCTGGCTGCCGGCGGCGACCTTTCGGCGGAACGCCTGGTACACGCCTATCGCCATGGCTGCTTTCCGTGGTTTTCGGAGGGCCAGCCGATCCTCTGGTGGTCGCCCGACCCGCGCACCGTCATATTCCCCGACGAACTGCATGTCTCCCGCAGCCTGGGCAAGCTGTTGCGCCAACAGCGCTACACCGTGACCTTCGATCAGGACTTTGCCGCCGTCATCCAGGCCTGCGCAGCACCGCGCGCCTATGCCGACGGCACCTGGATCACCGAAAGCATCCAGAGCGCTTACCTGGAGTTGCACCAGCGCGGCTACGCGCATTCGGTCGAGGTGTGGGACGACGGCAAACTGGTGGGTGGCTTGTATGGCTTGGCGATGGGCCAGCTGTTTTTTGGTGAGTCCATGTTCAGCCGCGCCGACAACGCCTCGAAGTTCGGCTTTGCCACGCTGACCCGCCAGCTACAGGAATGGGGTTTTGTATTGATCGACTGCCAGATGCCCAACGATCACCTCCACAGCCTGGGTGCCCGCGCCATATCCCGCAGCGACTTCGCAGGTTTCCTGCGCGACCATCTGGATCAGCCCAGCGCTGGACCGTGGGTTTCCTAGGCGACTTCCGCGCTCCTGGCTTACACTTATTTCAAAGCTTATCCGAGGGTTGATCATGACCGAGTTGGCGCGTTTGAAGTTTTATGCCACTCAACCCCACTCTTGCAGCTATCTGCCCGACGAGCAGGCCACCACACTGTTCCTCGACCCCAGCCAGCCTATGGACGTGCATGTGTATGCCGACCTGTCGGAGATGGGCTTTCGGCGCAGTGGCGATCATCTGTACCGGCCTCATTGCCAGAACTGTAATGCCTGCGTCCCGGCACGTATTCCCGTGGCGCAGTTTCTGCCGGACCGTAACCAGAAACGCATCCTCAAGCGCAATGCTGACCTCACGGTGATGCCGGCCAAGCCACGCTTCACCGAAGAGTATTTCGACCTTTACCAGCGCTACATCGAAGAGCGCCACGCCGACGGCGATATGTTTCCGCCCAGTCGCGACCAATTCTCCACGTTCTTGGTACGCGACCTGCCCTTTTCACGCTTCTATGAATTTCGCGCCGACGGCCGGTTGGTGGCGGTGGCCGTGACCGATTTGCTGCCAAACGGCCTGTCGGCGGTCTACACCTTCTACGAGCCCGCCGAAGAGCGTCGCAGCCTGGGGCGCTTCGCAATCCTCTGGCAAATCGGCGAAGCACTGCGCCTGGAACTGGAGGCGGTGTACCTCGGCTACTGGATCAAGAACTGCAAAAAGATGAACTACAAGACCCAATATCGGCCCATAGAACTGCTGATTAATCAAAGATGGGTCGTGCTTAACTAGAACCCCTTGGCTTAAACACCCTTTTTCGGGCACAATGCACGCCGCTTTTGCCTGGCGCAGTTGCACCGGGCCATTCACTGGATACCGAGGGCTTTACTGCATGTCGAAAGAAGACAGCTTCGAAATGGAAGGCACTGTCGTCGACACCCTGCCCAACACCATGTTTCGTGTGGAGTTGGAAAATGGGCACGTCGTAACCGCGCATATCTCCGGCAAGATGCGCAAGAACTACATTCGTATTCTTACCGGTGACAAAGTGCGCGTCGAGCTGACGCCCTATGACTTGAGCAAAGGGCGCATCACTTACCGCGCTCGCTAAGCAAGTCAATACAAGACGCCCGGTTATGCCGGGCGTTTTTGTGTGTGCGCTATTTGACAATCACCACAGCCCCCACAGACAGCAAAAAGGCGCCTTTCGGCGCCTTTGCTTTATTGCAGCTATCGATCAGGCCATTTCAGCCGTGGTTTCGAACTCGAAGGTCAGCTCGCCATCCTTCAGGTCGATGTGCACCACGCCGCCATGGTCGGAAAGTTCGCCGAACAGGATCTCTTCGGCCAATGGCCGCTTGATCTTGTCCTGGATCAGACGCGCCATTGGGCGAGCGCCCATTGCCGCATCGTAGCCGCCCTCGGCGATCCAACTGCGCGCCGCTTCCGTGACATCCAGCTGCACGCGCTTGTCTTCCAACTGCGCCTGAAGCTCGGTGAGGAACTTGTCCACCACGCTTTTGATGACCTCATGACTGAGGCGACCAAACTGGATAATGGTGTCCAGGCGGTTGCGGAATTCCGGCGTGAAGCTCTTCTTGATCACTTCCATTGCATCGGAAGAGTGATCCTGATGACTGAAGCCGATCGAAGCCCGCGCAGCCGTTTCGGCACCAGCGTTGGTGGTCATGATCACGATCACATTGCGGAAGTCCGCCTTGCGCCCGTTGTTGTCGGTCAGGGTGCCGTGATCCATCACCTGCAACAGCAGGTTGAAGACTTCCGGGTGGGCCTTTTCGATTTCATCGAGCAGCAGCACGCAATGCGGTTGCTTGGTGATTGCCTCGGTCAACAGACCGCCCTGGTCGAAACCGACATAGCCCGGGGGAGCACCGATGAGGCGCGACACGGTGTGACGCTCCATGTACTCGGACATGTCGAAACGCACCAGCTCAATGCCCATGGCCTTGGCCAACTGCCGCGCCGCTTCGGTCTTGCCGACGCCGGTCGGGCCGGCGAACAGGAACGAACCAACCGGTTTGTCCGGCGACTTGAGGCCCGCACGCGACAACTTGATCGCGGTGGACAGCGCATCGATGGCCGCATCCTGGCCGAACACGGTCAGCTTGAGGTCACGCTCCAGGTTACGCAGCAGCTCCTTATCGGAACTGTTGACGTGCTTAGGCGGAATCCGCGCGATCTTCGCCACGATGTCCTCGACCTGAGGCACGTCGATGCGCTTCACACGCTTCTCGACCGGCTGCAGGCGCTGATAGGCACCCGCCTCGTCGATCACGTCGATGGCCTTGTCCGGCATGTGCCGGTCATTGATGTAGCGCGACGCCAGCTCAGCCGCCGAACGCAGGGCTTCATCAGTGTACTCGATGCCATGGTGCGCTTCGAAACGCCCCTTGAGCCCACGCAGGATGCCGATGGTGTCTTCAACCGAAGGCTCGGACACGTCGACCTTCTGGAAACGACGCGCCAGGGCACGGTCTTTTTCGAAGATCCCGCGAAACTCCTGGAACGTGGTCGAACCGATGCAACGGATATCACCCGACGACAGCAGCGGCTTGAGCAGGTTCGAGGCGTCCATCACCCCACCGGAAGCCGCACCGGCGCCAATGATGGTGTGGATTTCGT
The genomic region above belongs to Pseudomonas azotoformans and contains:
- the lolA gene encoding outer membrane lipoprotein chaperone LolA, whose amino-acid sequence is MRLIRMLLLPALALTAVSAHADPASVASLKNLLDKSQTLTARFSQLTLDAGGTQLQETAGEMAVQRPGLFYWHTEGKAEQTIVSDGQKVTLWDPDLEQATIKKLDPRLNQTPALLLSGDVSKINDSFDITSKQTSNVIEFTLKPKSKDTLFDTLSLSFGNGVINNMRLVDSVGQRTDILFSGVKANQPVPASKFKFDIPKGADVIQE
- a CDS encoding arginyltransferase encodes the protein MTELARLKFYATQPHSCSYLPDEQATTLFLDPSQPMDVHVYADLSEMGFRRSGDHLYRPHCQNCNACVPARIPVAQFLPDRNQKRILKRNADLTVMPAKPRFTEEYFDLYQRYIEERHADGDMFPPSRDQFSTFLVRDLPFSRFYEFRADGRLVAVAVTDLLPNGLSAVYTFYEPAEERRSLGRFAILWQIGEALRLELEAVYLGYWIKNCKKMNYKTQYRPIELLINQRWVVLN
- the infA gene encoding translation initiation factor IF-1; this encodes MSKEDSFEMEGTVVDTLPNTMFRVELENGHVVTAHISGKMRKNYIRILTGDKVRVELTPYDLSKGRITYRAR
- the clpA gene encoding ATP-dependent Clp protease ATP-binding subunit ClpA — protein: MLNRELEVTLNLAFKEARSKRHEFMTVEHLLLALLDNEAAATVLRACGANLDKLKHDLQEFIDSTTPLIPVHDEDRETQPTLGFQRVLQRAVFHVQSSGKREVTGANVLVAIFSEQESQAVFLLKQQSVARIDVVNYIAHGISKVPGHGDHSEGEQDMQDDEGGESSSSGNPLDAYASNLNELARQGRIDPLVGRELEVERVAQILARRRKNNPLLVGEAGVGKTAIAEGLAKRIVDNQVPDLLANSVVYSLDLGALLAGTKYRGDFEKRFKALLGELKKRPQAILFIDEIHTIIGAGAASGGVMDASNLLKPLLSSGDIRCIGSTTFQEFRGIFEKDRALARRFQKVDVSEPSVEDTIGILRGLKGRFEAHHGIEYTDEALRSAAELASRYINDRHMPDKAIDVIDEAGAYQRLQPVEKRVKRIDVPQVEDIVAKIARIPPKHVNSSDKELLRNLERDLKLTVFGQDAAIDALSTAIKLSRAGLKSPDKPVGSFLFAGPTGVGKTEAARQLAKAMGIELVRFDMSEYMERHTVSRLIGAPPGYVGFDQGGLLTEAITKQPHCVLLLDEIEKAHPEVFNLLLQVMDHGTLTDNNGRKADFRNVIVIMTTNAGAETAARASIGFSHQDHSSDAMEVIKKSFTPEFRNRLDTIIQFGRLSHEVIKSVVDKFLTELQAQLEDKRVQLDVTEAARSWIAEGGYDAAMGARPMARLIQDKIKRPLAEEILFGELSDHGGVVHIDLKDGELTFEFETTAEMA
- the aat gene encoding leucyl/phenylalanyl-tRNA--protein transferase; its protein translation is MLTWLQRDSLTFPPLAKAMREPNGLLAAGGDLSAERLVHAYRHGCFPWFSEGQPILWWSPDPRTVIFPDELHVSRSLGKLLRQQRYTVTFDQDFAAVIQACAAPRAYADGTWITESIQSAYLELHQRGYAHSVEVWDDGKLVGGLYGLAMGQLFFGESMFSRADNASKFGFATLTRQLQEWGFVLIDCQMPNDHLHSLGARAISRSDFAGFLRDHLDQPSAGPWVS
- a CDS encoding DNA translocase FtsK; protein product: MKKSAATPKAAVVPAWRQHLHYRLKEGALIAIGALCLFLMMALLTYGKDDPGWSHNSKIEDVQNFGGPAGSYSADILFMVLGYFAYIFPLLLAIKTWQIFRQRHEPWQWSGWLFSWRLIGLVFLVLSGAALAHIHFHAPTGLPAGAGGALGESLGDLARRTLNIQGSTLMFIALFLFGLTVFTDLSWFKVMDVTGKITLDLLELFQGAANRWWAARVERKRMVAQLREVDTRVNEVVAPTTPDRREQAKVKERLIEREQALSKHMSDREKQVPPVIAPAPPKAPEPSHRVQKEKQAPLFVDSAVEGTLPPISILDPAEKKQLNYSPESLAAVGHLLEIKLKEFGVEVSVDSIHPGPVITRYEIQPAAGVKVSRISNLAKDLARSLAVTSVRVVEVIPGKTTVGIEIPNEDRQIVRFSEVLSTPEYDNFKSPVTLALGHDIGGKPVITDLAKMPHLLVAGTTGSGKSVGVNAMILSILFKSGPEDAKLIMIDPKMLELSIYEGIPHLLCPVVTDMKDAANALRWSVAEMERRYKLMAKMGVRNLSGFNAKIKEAQERGETIDDPLYKRESIHDEAPKLTKLPTIVVVVDEFADMMMIVGKKVEELIARIAQKARAAGIHLILATQRPSVDVITGLIKANIPTRMAFQVSSKIDSRTIIDQGGAEQLLGHGDMLYMPPGTSLPIRVHGAFVSDDEVHRVVEAWKLRGAPEYNDDILNGVEEAGSGFENGGGGGDDDAETDALYDEAVAFVLESRRASISAVQRKLKIGYNRAARMIEAMEMAGVVTAMNTNGSREVIAPGQMRD